From the Stigmatella erecta genome, one window contains:
- a CDS encoding class II 3-deoxy-7-phosphoheptulonate synthase translates to MLKQNWTPGSWRHRPVKHIPDDYPDARELARVEAELARLPPLVFAEETRRLTAALGQVAEGKAFLLQGGDCAESFKEFTTDNVRDSLRLILQMAVVLTFSGGRPVVKVGRIAGQFAKPRSGATETLEGVTLPAYRGDIINGMEFEAGERLPDPKRLLKAYHQSSDTVGLLRLFSQGGYADLLNMHRWTFDFVADSVQGGQYRKLADKILESLRFMSALHVSPGQQMPLNRVDMFTSHEALLLNYEEAMTRADPVSGDWYDSSAHMLWIGERTRQLDGGHVEFMRGIQNPIGLKCGPTMEPDDLLRLIDILNPEAIPGKLTLIGRFGADKIAERLPRLMAATKRDGRPVVWSTDPMHGNTLKARNGYKTRPFDRILSEVKTFVQVATAEGVHPGGLHLEMTGQNVTECLGGAQEVTEDDLSSRYHTHCDPRLNANQALQLAFLVADKLQSLRVPEVWAAAATDSLTELSGKGYHATPK, encoded by the coding sequence GTGTTGAAACAGAATTGGACTCCTGGCTCCTGGAGACACAGACCCGTCAAGCACATCCCGGACGACTACCCCGATGCGCGCGAGCTCGCGCGGGTCGAGGCAGAGCTGGCCCGCCTCCCCCCCTTGGTGTTCGCCGAGGAGACGCGCCGGTTGACCGCCGCGCTCGGCCAGGTGGCCGAAGGCAAGGCCTTCCTGCTCCAGGGAGGCGACTGCGCGGAGAGCTTCAAGGAGTTCACCACCGACAACGTCCGTGACAGCCTGCGGCTCATCCTCCAGATGGCGGTGGTGTTGACCTTCTCGGGCGGGCGTCCCGTGGTGAAGGTGGGCCGCATCGCGGGCCAGTTCGCCAAGCCGCGCAGCGGCGCCACGGAGACCCTCGAGGGCGTCACCCTGCCGGCCTATCGCGGCGACATCATCAACGGCATGGAGTTCGAGGCCGGCGAGCGCCTGCCGGACCCCAAGCGCCTGCTCAAGGCCTACCACCAGTCCTCGGACACCGTGGGCCTGCTGCGCCTCTTCTCCCAGGGCGGCTACGCGGACCTGCTCAACATGCACCGGTGGACGTTCGACTTCGTCGCCGACAGCGTGCAGGGCGGGCAGTACCGGAAGCTGGCGGACAAGATCCTCGAGTCCCTGCGCTTCATGAGCGCGCTGCACGTGAGCCCCGGCCAGCAGATGCCCCTGAACCGGGTGGACATGTTCACCAGCCACGAGGCCCTGCTGCTGAACTACGAAGAGGCCATGACGCGGGCCGATCCCGTCTCGGGAGACTGGTACGACAGCTCCGCCCACATGCTGTGGATCGGCGAGCGGACGCGCCAGCTCGACGGGGGCCACGTGGAGTTCATGCGAGGCATTCAGAACCCCATCGGCCTCAAGTGCGGACCGACGATGGAGCCCGACGACTTGCTGCGGCTCATCGACATCCTGAACCCCGAGGCCATCCCTGGGAAACTGACACTCATTGGCCGGTTCGGCGCCGACAAGATCGCCGAGCGCCTGCCCCGGTTGATGGCCGCCACCAAGCGCGATGGCCGCCCCGTGGTCTGGTCGACCGACCCCATGCACGGCAACACGCTCAAGGCCCGCAATGGCTACAAGACCCGGCCCTTCGACCGCATCCTGTCCGAGGTGAAGACGTTCGTTCAGGTGGCCACCGCCGAGGGCGTTCACCCCGGCGGGCTCCACCTGGAGATGACCGGACAGAACGTCACCGAGTGCCTGGGCGGCGCGCAGGAGGTCACCGAGGACGATCTCTCCAGCCGCTACCACACCCATTGTGATCCGCGGCTCAACGCCAACCAGGCCCTGCAACTGGCCTTCCTGGTGGCCGACAAGCTCCAGTCTCTGCGGGTGCCCGAAGTCTGGGCGGCGGCCGCGACAGACTCCTTGACAGAGCTGTCTGGAAAGGGGTACCACGCGACCCCGAAATGA
- the mxcH gene encoding TonB-dependent siderophore myxochelin receptor MxcH — MRSIFIPVLLAGLFVSGQALSQEPEASAPAPQPPAPATAAPAVEMPKLLEFIEAPYPAQAKQERLEGKVSLRLTLDAQGTVTAAEVLEPAGHGFDEAAREAALRFRFEPAKRNGTPVPARIVYPYTFRLPPAPEPVAQSSSTAATPGPSGSDFHETIEVTNLGPSMVERRRQSAEAVQVLEVGTVQREAVDMGEALARTEGVSVRRSGGLGSTSRFSLAGFTDEQIRFFIDGVPLQLAGYGAGLANVPVNLVQRIETYQGVVPIRFGADALGGAVHLETDQDFQGTRASASYELGSFDTHRLTGSVRHLHEPSGFLLRANGYFDFTRNDYLVDVEVPDDSGRPRPARLHRFHDGYRAGGAGIEAGFVDQPWARRLLLRVFTGTYDKELQSDNEMDTPYGEVEYGETSAGSTLRFEQIFSNGLSADAVAGYTYRRNHFTDLSECAYDWYGRCVLVLPQRGIVEGRPIERVIGQHISFARLNLGGSLSPSQKLRVSLAPTRADRAGEDRQLQLAQQLDPLDGARNLFSLVSGVEHELDAFDDRFENILFVKDYIQRVYGERPLDGGSFAITKRTLHRLGLGDSARLRLSPELYAKASYEWATRLPQPDEFFGNGLLIIENLNLNPETSHNLNLGLTYETRGQAAGDFRANVTGFGRLADQLILPISRPSYFVYQNVLKARSLGVSGAAGWVSPGKYVSLEGNATWQDFRNTSSEGEYGPFVDKRIPNQPYLWANGSARFQLSDVMSPRDEIALTWNTRYIHEFFRAWEGAGQIDTKDVIETQWLHSLSLTYVTRSDTATLTWSADAQNITDARAYDFYGIQRPGRSLFAKLTVDFGT, encoded by the coding sequence ATGAGAAGCATTTTCATCCCAGTGCTTCTGGCAGGGTTGTTCGTCTCCGGCCAGGCACTGTCGCAGGAGCCGGAGGCTTCCGCCCCCGCACCGCAGCCCCCGGCGCCGGCTACCGCCGCCCCCGCCGTCGAGATGCCGAAGCTCCTGGAGTTCATCGAGGCGCCCTACCCCGCCCAGGCGAAGCAAGAGCGCCTGGAGGGGAAGGTGTCCCTCCGGCTGACCCTGGATGCCCAGGGGACCGTCACGGCGGCCGAGGTGCTCGAGCCTGCCGGTCACGGCTTCGATGAGGCGGCCCGCGAGGCGGCCCTCCGCTTCCGGTTCGAGCCCGCGAAGCGCAACGGAACGCCGGTGCCCGCCCGCATCGTCTACCCCTACACGTTCCGTCTGCCCCCGGCCCCCGAGCCCGTGGCACAGAGTTCCAGTACCGCCGCCACCCCGGGGCCTTCCGGTTCCGACTTCCATGAGACCATCGAGGTCACGAACCTGGGCCCCTCGATGGTGGAGCGGCGGCGCCAGTCCGCTGAAGCCGTGCAGGTGCTGGAGGTGGGCACCGTCCAGCGCGAGGCCGTGGACATGGGAGAGGCCCTGGCCCGGACCGAGGGCGTGTCCGTGCGGCGCTCGGGCGGGCTGGGCAGCACCTCGCGCTTCTCCCTCGCGGGGTTCACCGACGAGCAGATCCGCTTCTTCATCGACGGGGTTCCGCTGCAGTTGGCGGGCTATGGGGCCGGTCTGGCCAATGTCCCGGTCAACCTCGTCCAGCGCATCGAGACCTACCAAGGGGTGGTCCCCATCCGCTTTGGCGCCGACGCCCTGGGCGGCGCGGTTCACCTCGAGACCGATCAAGACTTCCAGGGCACGCGGGCCTCGGCCTCGTACGAGCTCGGCTCATTCGACACGCACCGGCTCACGGGCAGCGTCCGGCATCTGCACGAGCCCTCGGGGTTTCTCCTCCGGGCCAACGGGTATTTCGACTTCACCCGGAACGACTACCTCGTCGACGTCGAGGTTCCCGATGACTCCGGGAGGCCTCGACCCGCGCGCCTGCACCGGTTCCACGATGGCTACCGGGCGGGGGGCGCGGGCATCGAGGCCGGCTTCGTGGACCAGCCCTGGGCCCGGCGGCTGCTGCTGCGCGTCTTCACGGGCACGTATGACAAGGAGCTCCAGAGCGACAACGAGATGGATACGCCCTATGGCGAGGTGGAGTACGGAGAGACCTCCGCGGGCTCCACGCTGCGCTTCGAGCAGATCTTCTCGAACGGGCTCTCGGCCGATGCGGTCGCTGGCTACACCTACCGCCGCAATCACTTCACGGACCTCAGCGAGTGCGCCTACGACTGGTACGGGCGCTGCGTCCTGGTGCTTCCGCAGCGAGGCATCGTCGAGGGCCGCCCCATCGAGCGGGTCATCGGCCAGCACATCAGCTTCGCACGGCTGAACCTGGGCGGGAGCCTCTCGCCCTCGCAGAAGCTGCGCGTGTCCCTGGCGCCCACGCGGGCGGACCGGGCCGGCGAGGACCGTCAGCTCCAGCTGGCCCAGCAGCTCGATCCGCTCGATGGAGCGCGCAACCTGTTCTCGCTGGTCAGCGGCGTGGAGCACGAGCTCGACGCGTTCGATGACCGCTTCGAGAACATCCTGTTCGTCAAGGATTACATCCAGCGCGTGTATGGCGAGCGGCCGCTCGACGGGGGCAGCTTCGCCATCACGAAGCGAACCCTGCACCGGCTGGGGCTGGGTGACAGCGCCCGGCTGCGCCTCTCACCGGAGCTATATGCCAAGGCCTCCTACGAGTGGGCCACCCGCCTGCCCCAGCCCGATGAGTTCTTCGGGAATGGACTGCTCATCATCGAGAACCTCAACCTGAACCCGGAGACCAGCCACAACCTCAACCTGGGGCTGACGTATGAGACCCGGGGACAGGCCGCCGGTGACTTCCGGGCCAACGTGACAGGGTTCGGGCGCCTGGCCGATCAGCTCATCCTGCCCATCAGCCGGCCCAGCTATTTCGTCTATCAAAATGTCCTCAAGGCCCGCTCCCTGGGCGTCAGCGGCGCCGCGGGTTGGGTCTCTCCTGGCAAGTATGTGTCCCTGGAGGGCAACGCCACCTGGCAGGACTTCCGCAACACCTCCAGCGAGGGCGAATACGGCCCCTTCGTGGACAAACGCATTCCCAACCAGCCCTACCTGTGGGCCAATGGCAGTGCCCGCTTCCAGCTCAGCGATGTGATGAGTCCTCGCGACGAAATCGCGCTCACCTGGAACACCCGGTACATCCACGAGTTTTTCCGTGCCTGGGAAGGGGCCGGGCAGATTGACACGAAGGATGTGATTGAGACTCAATGGCTGCATTCGCTCTCGCTCACCTATGTCACCCGGAGCGACACCGCCACGCTGACCTGGTCAGCGGATGCCCAGAACATCACCGATGCGCGGGCGTATGACTTTTACGGCATTCAGCGCCCGGGCCGCAGCTTGTTCGCCAAGCTCACCGTGGATTTCGGTACTTGA
- a CDS encoding MxcI protein produces the protein MTLSMTLRSVRWLALALALPLATACGDDDEPTPQNPEPQNPATPASQYAIVTQTTVDGTSTSYIAVTDTLDRTETLPLTNAIEVKGRALVFGPPKKDHFFVNSGASVIRYNLTAEGAPQKGETVSFQGRGVTEITEYQHQFRFVSETKAYFFDGSTTQLIIWNPTAMTLTNAVSFADAKIDNTVLSFSSQPLETANKVIMPLGWRPSTGTTLTRQAGVLVVDPATDSLKFVKKTFKDTEGCGYVRDGVVGADGKIYLSTEAYGAASYRVHKDDPAMLKPCLIRFDPQTDSFDDTFFVDLTTLTNGAAAGSVLQGPGGKTYLRVFDDAAYGSAITKDSIPRVLASAPAWKWWNIQLSTLTATPVASLPAAMGSTFLFPAGDRVLFTNFTSNSQTELRELTDESGKVATVTPGRTFSFLQVR, from the coding sequence ATGACCCTCTCGATGACGCTTCGTTCTGTCCGCTGGCTGGCCCTGGCGCTGGCCCTTCCCTTGGCCACCGCGTGCGGCGATGACGACGAGCCCACGCCGCAGAACCCGGAGCCGCAGAACCCCGCGACGCCTGCGTCGCAGTACGCCATCGTGACCCAGACCACGGTGGACGGGACGTCGACGAGCTACATCGCCGTCACGGACACGCTGGACCGCACCGAGACGCTGCCCCTGACGAACGCCATCGAGGTGAAGGGCCGGGCGCTCGTGTTCGGCCCGCCGAAGAAGGACCACTTCTTCGTGAACTCCGGCGCGTCGGTCATCCGCTACAACCTGACGGCCGAGGGCGCTCCCCAGAAGGGCGAGACCGTCAGCTTCCAGGGCCGCGGCGTCACGGAGATCACCGAGTACCAGCACCAGTTCCGGTTCGTCTCCGAGACCAAGGCGTACTTCTTCGACGGCTCCACCACCCAGCTCATCATCTGGAACCCCACGGCGATGACGCTCACCAACGCCGTCTCCTTCGCGGACGCGAAGATCGACAATACGGTGCTCTCCTTCTCGTCGCAGCCGCTGGAGACCGCCAACAAGGTCATCATGCCGCTGGGCTGGCGCCCGAGCACGGGCACCACGCTGACCCGTCAGGCCGGTGTCCTCGTCGTGGATCCCGCCACCGACTCGCTGAAGTTCGTGAAGAAGACCTTCAAGGACACCGAGGGCTGCGGCTACGTGCGCGACGGTGTCGTGGGCGCCGATGGGAAGATCTACCTGTCCACCGAGGCCTACGGCGCGGCGTCGTACCGGGTCCACAAGGACGATCCGGCCATGCTCAAGCCGTGCCTCATCCGGTTCGATCCCCAGACGGACAGCTTCGATGACACCTTCTTCGTGGATCTGACCACGCTGACCAACGGCGCCGCGGCCGGCTCCGTGCTCCAGGGGCCCGGCGGGAAGACCTACCTGCGCGTCTTCGATGATGCCGCCTACGGCAGCGCCATCACCAAGGACTCCATCCCCCGCGTCCTGGCGAGCGCGCCCGCGTGGAAGTGGTGGAACATCCAGCTCAGCACCCTGACGGCCACCCCCGTCGCCTCGCTCCCGGCGGCCATGGGCAGCACCTTCCTCTTCCCGGCCGGGGACCGGGTGCTCTTCACCAACTTCACCAGCAACTCGCAGACCGAGCTGCGCGAGCTGACGGACGAGAGCGGCAAGGTGGCGACCGTCACCCCGGGCCGCACCTTCTCCTTCCTCCAGGTGCGCTGA
- the mxcG gene encoding myxochelin non-ribosomal peptide synthetase MxcG: MQDSQETRRPLSAAQHGIWLGQQLDLKSPVYNAGECIEILGAVDPSLFEAAVRQAVSEAEALHARFVNGEAGPQQLPGAQTGWAFHLDDVSEAADPWAAVQAWMKTDLARTVDLNQGPLFAHALFKAGPQRFFWFQRAHHIALDGFGFSLMARRVAELYTAKAAGRPVTGGFGSFQAVLDEDVAYRNGPQSSLDRAFWTERFADRPSPVSLASPAPMSSTFVRQTRVLPPQLMERLQAASKTAGLSWPDLMLAATAVYLHRLTDAAEVVLGLPVMNRLGTAALRVPCMAMNIVPLRVPVRPEASLLDMARGVAAEIRAMRPHLRYRYEQLRRDLKLVGGQRRLFGPVVNIMPFDYALRFAGMPTIAHNISAGPVEDLSIGLYARSDGQGMRMDFDANPACYEAQDLNAHQGAFVELLEALAAEPGLAVGQAKTPPTRRLPPEASAATLASSVLDGGPLPVPARPVLELITQRAHETPDAIAVEHGQHQLSYRDLLQHAQALSAQLLQEGVQPNTPVAVMLPRGLDAIVASLGVLLSGAGYLPLDPQGPSSRTAAILEDAKPALILQRAASDADPMARGNIVLRRNEAAPASAPSPVQAEGERLAYVIYTSGSTGQPNGVQIPHDALAHFVAGATHRYGVQREDRVLQFAPLHFDASVEEIFLTLCAGAKLVLRTEEMLQSVSRLLDACAEHGITVLDLPTAFWHELAYSVSTGAARLPPSIRLVIIGGEAALPERVARWRAAAGAEVLLLNTYGPTEATVVATTATLSGPPSPGAPEEEIPIGRPLPGVRTALIDAQGKLAAPGTEGELYLLGGGLARGYLGRPELNAARFTSLGALPGNPRAYRTGDKARVRADGQLVFAGRVDDEFKISGHRIDPTEIETVLLAHAGVRAAAVVGQILPGGTRRLCAHIVAGTPAPASAELRRHLLAELPAAMVPSAFVFAERLPRTSTGKVDRNALRLVMPPEDTAATAAATEFERLVLQVWEQVLGLSGMSAQDDFFELGGQSLQTIQVANRLGVALGREVPVATVFRYPTAAALAQALEHGEQNGAEGGGLSAAMLADAELPEDCVPWLQKPGTPAAPVPSPSTPWRQVLLTGATGFVGAHLLDQLLRQTQARVVCLVRARDEAHAMERLRESMTGQRLSTASLAERVMAVPADLGQPWLGLSSARFHSLAAECDALIHNAAVVSVVREYGSLQATNVRGTRELLRLAAAVKPKPLHYVSTVAVAPQANLSPEVPEAFVPAHAGLRDGYQQSKWVAERLVQQASERGLPVSVYRLGRVSGAVGSSIVNPQDLVWRILLAGIPAGALPQLDVGEVWTPVDYVASALVRLSLVSPGGGVFNVTPVPEVRLPEVFGWVRDYGYPVELCPLPAWRTRVAQATGSADSSTTLAFFDLRAGASEPTFGLGTLRSERVLHALSGSDISCPKTDRQMLHRYLDYCVEQGLLQRPPKNR, translated from the coding sequence ATGCAGGATTCACAGGAAACACGCCGGCCGCTGTCCGCGGCCCAGCACGGCATCTGGCTGGGCCAACAGCTCGATCTCAAGAGCCCGGTGTACAACGCCGGTGAGTGCATCGAGATCCTCGGCGCCGTGGATCCCTCGCTCTTCGAAGCAGCGGTCCGCCAGGCCGTCAGCGAGGCCGAGGCGCTGCACGCCCGGTTCGTGAACGGCGAGGCCGGCCCCCAGCAGTTGCCCGGCGCCCAGACCGGCTGGGCCTTCCACCTGGACGACGTCAGCGAGGCGGCAGACCCCTGGGCGGCGGTGCAGGCCTGGATGAAGACGGATCTGGCCCGGACGGTGGATCTCAACCAGGGTCCGCTCTTCGCACACGCGCTGTTCAAGGCCGGGCCCCAGCGGTTCTTCTGGTTTCAGCGGGCCCACCACATCGCCCTGGATGGCTTCGGCTTCTCGCTGATGGCCCGGCGCGTGGCCGAACTCTACACCGCGAAAGCCGCGGGCCGCCCCGTGACGGGAGGCTTCGGCTCGTTCCAGGCCGTGCTGGACGAGGACGTGGCGTACCGCAATGGCCCCCAGTCCTCACTCGACCGGGCCTTCTGGACGGAGCGCTTCGCCGACCGGCCCTCCCCGGTCAGCCTGGCGTCCCCCGCCCCCATGTCCTCCACCTTCGTGCGCCAGACCCGCGTCCTGCCTCCGCAGCTGATGGAGCGGCTCCAGGCGGCCTCCAAGACGGCGGGCCTGAGCTGGCCGGATCTCATGCTGGCGGCCACGGCGGTCTACCTGCACCGGCTGACGGATGCGGCCGAGGTGGTGCTGGGCCTGCCGGTGATGAACCGGCTCGGCACGGCCGCGCTGCGCGTGCCCTGCATGGCCATGAACATCGTCCCCCTGCGCGTGCCCGTGCGCCCCGAGGCCAGCCTGCTGGACATGGCCCGTGGGGTGGCCGCGGAGATCCGCGCCATGCGGCCCCACCTGCGCTACCGCTACGAGCAGCTCCGCCGCGACCTGAAGCTGGTGGGCGGACAGCGGCGGCTGTTTGGCCCCGTGGTCAACATCATGCCGTTTGACTACGCCCTGCGCTTCGCGGGGATGCCCACCATCGCGCACAACATCTCCGCGGGCCCCGTGGAGGACCTCTCGATCGGCCTCTATGCCCGGTCGGATGGCCAGGGCATGCGGATGGACTTCGACGCCAACCCCGCCTGCTACGAGGCCCAGGATCTGAACGCCCACCAGGGCGCCTTCGTCGAGCTGCTGGAGGCACTCGCCGCGGAGCCCGGGCTGGCGGTGGGCCAGGCGAAGACCCCTCCGACGCGCCGTCTCCCGCCCGAGGCCAGCGCGGCCACCCTGGCGTCCTCCGTGCTCGACGGTGGGCCGCTTCCCGTGCCCGCCCGTCCGGTCCTGGAGCTGATCACCCAGCGGGCCCACGAGACCCCTGACGCGATCGCCGTGGAGCATGGCCAGCACCAGTTGAGCTACCGCGACCTGCTCCAGCATGCACAGGCGCTGTCCGCGCAGCTCCTCCAGGAGGGCGTTCAGCCCAACACGCCGGTCGCGGTGATGTTGCCCCGCGGGCTCGATGCCATCGTGGCGAGCCTGGGCGTGCTGTTGTCCGGCGCGGGCTACCTGCCCCTCGATCCCCAGGGCCCCTCGTCCCGGACGGCGGCCATCCTCGAGGATGCGAAGCCCGCGTTGATCCTCCAGCGGGCCGCGTCCGATGCAGACCCCATGGCCCGGGGAAACATCGTCCTTCGCAGGAACGAGGCGGCCCCCGCCTCCGCCCCGTCCCCGGTCCAGGCCGAGGGAGAGCGCCTCGCCTACGTCATCTACACCTCTGGCTCGACGGGCCAGCCCAACGGCGTGCAGATCCCCCATGATGCCCTCGCCCACTTCGTGGCGGGAGCCACGCACCGCTATGGCGTTCAGCGCGAAGACCGGGTGCTTCAGTTCGCTCCCCTGCACTTCGATGCCAGCGTGGAGGAGATCTTCCTGACCCTCTGCGCCGGCGCGAAGCTGGTGCTTCGCACCGAGGAGATGCTCCAGTCCGTGTCCCGGCTCCTCGATGCGTGCGCCGAGCACGGCATCACCGTGCTGGATCTGCCCACGGCGTTCTGGCACGAGCTGGCCTACAGCGTCTCGACGGGCGCGGCCCGGCTGCCCCCGTCCATCCGGCTGGTGATCATCGGTGGAGAAGCCGCGCTGCCGGAGCGGGTCGCGCGCTGGCGCGCCGCGGCCGGCGCGGAGGTGCTGCTGCTCAACACCTACGGCCCCACCGAAGCCACCGTGGTGGCCACCACGGCCACGCTGAGTGGGCCGCCCTCCCCTGGAGCCCCAGAGGAGGAGATTCCCATCGGGCGGCCCCTGCCGGGCGTGCGCACGGCGCTCATCGATGCGCAGGGGAAGCTCGCCGCCCCCGGAACCGAAGGCGAGCTGTACCTGCTGGGAGGCGGCCTGGCGCGTGGATACCTGGGACGCCCGGAGCTGAACGCCGCGCGTTTCACCTCGCTCGGTGCGCTGCCCGGCAACCCCCGCGCCTACCGCACCGGCGACAAGGCCCGGGTCCGCGCGGACGGGCAGCTCGTGTTCGCCGGCCGGGTCGATGACGAGTTCAAGATCAGCGGCCACCGCATCGATCCCACCGAGATCGAAACCGTGTTGCTGGCCCATGCGGGCGTGCGCGCCGCCGCCGTGGTGGGCCAGATCCTCCCCGGAGGCACGCGCCGGCTGTGCGCGCACATCGTCGCTGGGACGCCCGCCCCGGCCAGCGCGGAGCTGCGCCGGCACCTGCTCGCGGAGCTGCCCGCGGCCATGGTCCCGAGCGCCTTCGTGTTCGCCGAGCGGCTGCCCCGCACCAGCACCGGCAAGGTGGACCGGAACGCGCTGCGGCTCGTGATGCCTCCCGAGGACACGGCCGCCACCGCCGCCGCCACCGAGTTCGAGCGCCTGGTGCTCCAGGTGTGGGAGCAGGTCCTGGGGCTGAGCGGCATGTCGGCGCAGGACGACTTCTTCGAGCTGGGCGGGCAATCGCTCCAGACGATCCAGGTCGCCAACCGGCTCGGCGTTGCCCTGGGCCGGGAAGTGCCGGTGGCCACCGTGTTCCGGTATCCGACCGCCGCCGCGCTGGCCCAGGCCCTGGAGCATGGGGAGCAGAACGGCGCGGAAGGCGGAGGGCTGTCCGCGGCCATGCTCGCGGACGCGGAGCTTCCCGAGGACTGCGTTCCCTGGCTCCAGAAGCCGGGGACCCCGGCCGCCCCCGTCCCGAGCCCCTCCACCCCCTGGCGGCAGGTGCTGTTGACCGGGGCCACCGGCTTCGTGGGCGCGCACCTGCTCGACCAGCTGCTGCGCCAGACGCAAGCCCGGGTGGTCTGCCTGGTTCGCGCCCGCGATGAAGCCCATGCCATGGAGCGGCTGCGCGAGAGCATGACCGGCCAGCGCCTGTCCACGGCGAGCCTCGCCGAGCGGGTGATGGCCGTGCCCGCGGACCTGGGCCAGCCCTGGCTGGGGCTGAGCTCCGCGCGGTTCCACAGCCTGGCCGCCGAGTGTGACGCGCTCATCCACAACGCCGCCGTGGTCAGCGTCGTGCGCGAGTACGGCAGCCTCCAGGCCACCAACGTGCGCGGCACCCGCGAGCTGCTCCGGCTGGCGGCCGCCGTGAAGCCCAAGCCCCTTCACTACGTCTCCACCGTGGCCGTGGCGCCCCAGGCCAACCTCAGCCCGGAGGTTCCGGAGGCGTTCGTCCCCGCCCACGCCGGCCTGCGCGACGGCTATCAGCAGAGCAAGTGGGTGGCGGAACGGCTGGTGCAACAAGCCTCGGAGCGAGGCCTGCCCGTATCGGTCTACCGGCTGGGCCGGGTGTCCGGCGCGGTGGGCAGCAGCATCGTCAATCCCCAGGATCTCGTCTGGCGCATCCTGCTGGCCGGGATTCCCGCCGGTGCATTGCCCCAGCTCGATGTGGGCGAAGTGTGGACACCGGTGGACTACGTCGCCAGCGCGCTCGTGCGCCTGTCGCTGGTTTCACCCGGCGGCGGGGTGTTCAACGTCACCCCCGTACCCGAAGTGCGGCTGCCCGAGGTGTTCGGCTGGGTCCGGGACTACGGCTACCCCGTCGAGCTGTGTCCGCTCCCCGCGTGGCGCACCCGCGTGGCGCAGGCCACGGGAAGCGCCGACAGCAGCACCACCCTGGCCTTCTTCGATCTGCGCGCGGGTGCCTCCGAGCCCACCTTCGGGCTGGGAACGCTCCGCAGTGAGCGCGTCCTTCACGCCCTGTCCGGAAGTGACATCTCCTGCCCCAAAACCGATCGGCAGATGCTCCATCGATACTTGGACTACTGTGTTGAACAAGGTCTCCTGCAGAGACCTCCGAAGAACCGGTAA
- a CDS encoding isochorismatase family protein, producing the protein MALPAISPYRMPTAADLPANKVSWTPDPQRAVLLIHDMQRYFVEAFTSGASPVTELVANIRQLRQHCASLGIPVVYSAQPGGQTPEQRGLLLDFWGAGINGGPHQKQIIDALAPSEGDIVLTKWRYSAFNRTQLMDILRQGKRNQLIICGIYAHIGCLQTASEAFMNEVQPFLVADGVADFSLENHQMALNYAARLCAVTTTTQQLIEQLRPQAPRAGAPLSRQQIRADVLELLQQEGAPGDDENLLERGLDSIRLMSLVERWRNAGTEVTFVELAERPTLNDWYAMLTSTAQPPMQVAAALHHGNRPNA; encoded by the coding sequence ATGGCACTGCCCGCCATCTCCCCCTACCGCATGCCCACCGCGGCCGACCTGCCCGCGAACAAGGTGTCCTGGACCCCCGATCCCCAGCGCGCCGTCCTGCTCATCCACGACATGCAGCGCTACTTCGTGGAGGCCTTCACCAGCGGGGCCTCGCCCGTGACCGAGCTCGTGGCGAACATCCGTCAGCTGCGGCAGCACTGCGCCTCGCTGGGTATCCCCGTGGTGTACTCGGCCCAGCCAGGCGGGCAGACGCCCGAGCAGCGCGGCCTCCTGCTGGACTTCTGGGGCGCGGGCATCAACGGCGGCCCGCACCAGAAGCAGATCATCGACGCGCTGGCGCCGTCCGAGGGCGACATCGTCCTCACCAAGTGGCGCTACAGCGCGTTCAACCGGACACAGCTGATGGACATCCTGCGCCAGGGCAAGCGCAACCAGCTCATCATCTGCGGCATCTACGCGCACATCGGCTGCCTCCAGACCGCCAGCGAGGCCTTCATGAACGAGGTGCAGCCGTTCCTCGTGGCCGACGGCGTGGCCGACTTCTCCCTGGAGAACCACCAGATGGCGCTGAACTACGCGGCGCGGCTGTGCGCCGTCACCACCACCACGCAGCAGCTCATCGAGCAGCTGCGGCCCCAGGCCCCCCGCGCCGGGGCGCCGCTGAGCCGCCAGCAGATCCGCGCGGACGTCCTCGAGCTGCTCCAGCAGGAGGGCGCTCCGGGCGATGACGAAAACCTTCTCGAGCGGGGGCTCGACTCCATCCGCCTCATGAGCCTGGTCGAGCGCTGGCGGAATGCCGGGACCGAGGTCACCTTCGTGGAGCTGGCCGAGCGTCCGACCCTGAATGACTGGTACGCGATGCTGACCTCCACCGCCCAGCCCCCCATGCAGGTGGCCGCGGCGCTCCATCACGGAAACCGGCCCAACGCGTAG